In Isosphaera pallida ATCC 43644, the sequence GCCTGAGCCTTGGCGGCCAGGGCGGTTTCGACTTCCACGCGGGCGTGGTTGATCGCGGCGGCGGTTTGGGCGAGCGCGGTTTGGGTTTCGGCCATCGCGCGTTCGTGGGTGGCTTTGGCGGTGTCGAGGGCTTGCAGCGCCTGTTGGGCCGCCTGGGTGGCGTTGGCGGCGTCGGCCTGGGCGGCCTCGGCTTGTTGGCGGATCTGGGTGGCTTTGTTGGCCTCGGCTTGAGCCTGGGCGAGTTCGGCGGCGCGTTGGGCCAGGGTGGTTTCGGCGGCCTTGACCGCTTGCTCGGCGGCGGCGACCGCAGCGCGGAGATCGCTGAGACCGGCCTCCAGCTGGTTGGCTTGAGCTTCCGCTTCGGCGACGTTGGCGGCAGTCTGTTCCAGACGAATCGGCAGGGGGGCGGGGTTGGCGGCGAGGTCGGCCAGAACTTGGCCGCTTTCAGCGTTCCAAAGCCGCACGACGCCGGAGAAGTCGGCTCCGATGAGGATCTGACCGTCGTGAGTCAGCACCGCTTGCAAGCCGAGGTCGGGCAAGGGGTCGAAGTCGCGGATCTTGTCGCCGTTGGCGTTCCAGAGTCGGGTGCGGTTGTCGCGTCCAGCGGTGGCGATTCGGCCGTCGAGGGCGAAGTGGATTGCCTCGACTCCGCCGCCGTGGGCGTTGATCGCCTTGATTTGCCCGCCATTGGTCATTTCCCAGAGCCGCACGGTTCCATCCAGTGAGGCGGAGGCCAGCACGTTAGAGTCGGCCCGCCAGGAGACCCCGGTGATCGCCTTGGAGTGGCCGCGCAAGTCGAAGAATTCGCGGCCGTTGAGAGCTTCCCAGACGAGCAGGCCATTGTTGCGGTCGCCGCTGGCCAACAGCACCCCATCCGGGGAGAACTCCAGGGCGGTGATCCATTCGGTGTGTTTACGAATCTCGTAGATCGGTTCACCTGTGGAGGTATCGTAAACTCGGACGATCCGGTTGGGTCCGCCGACGGCCACCAGGCTTTGGTCGGGGCTGATGTCGGCGGCGAGGACGACGTCGTATTCCTTGTCGCGTCCGACCTCGAAGAGCCGTTCGCCGGTCTTGACGTTCCAGACGACCGCGAGGCCGGACTCGCCGCCGCGTCCGCCGCCGCCCAGCAGCAGGTCGCCGCTGCGGCTGAACCGCAAGGTGTGGATCGTGCCCTCGGGGAACGGCAGCACCGCCGCTAGGCGACGGGTGCCGTCGGTGCGATAAATCACGACCTGTTTATGGCTACCGACCGCCACGATCGGAGCCCACGGGCTGGCAGCCAGAGCCAGGATGGGGCCGGGACGGCTCGGGTGGATCGGCGGGTTGGTGGAGACTAGCGCGGGGTCGGGCGTAGCCGGGTCGCCCTGGGGTTTGCCAACCGCGGCGGGGTCGAGCTTGAACTCCGCGTTGGGCTTTTTGGGGGCCGCCATAGCGCTACCAGCGTTCTCGGGCGCGCCGGCGTCGATCCATTGCTTGAGGATCGCCAATTCGGCGTCGGGAATCCGCGCGCCGTTGGGCGGCATCCGCGGTTCCTCCTCGTGGGCCGCCAGCAGATAAAGGGTGCTGGCCGAGGCGTCGCCCGGTTCGATCACTTCGCCCGAGCCACCTCCCTGCATCACTCCTAGATAGGTGTCCAGCACCAAACCGCCCTTTTTCTGGTCGCCGTTGTGACAGGGCATGCAGCGGGCGCGGAAGACCCCCAGCGCCTCCTGGTAGGTCACCTTTTTGTCCCCGTCAACGGCGCGGGCCGGCGACAATCCGGCGTCCACTCCCGCCGTCATGGTCGCCGTCAGCAGCGTCCAGGTCCAATAGACTCGACTCAGACTCATGGGGGAATCACCTTGAATAGAACGGGGTCTTAGTTTCGAGATTGACTTGAATGTGTCGAATCCCTGATTCGATCCGGCGTCGCGTCGGTCGGGGGGGAGTTGGTTGGATGAGCGGGATTGACACCTCGCGGCCGGAGGAGGTCCGATACCAATCAGTGATTGAACAGAAATTCGCGGCTGTTGAGCAAGGACCAGAAGATGTCTTCGTAACCCTGCTTGAGCGCGGCTGGGTCTTGTTCCCGGCCGGCGACGAGGTGATTGAGCGCGTTGATTTCCTCGTCGAGCGGCTTGCGGCCCAAGACGCGGATGTAGAGGTAGGTGATGGCCTCGTTGGGCGGGGTCTTGGCGTCGATCAATCGTTTGATCACGGGACTTTGCTGGATTTTGGCGTTGGTGGTGTCGCCGTTGAGCAGGTGGAGTGCCTGGGAGAGGGTGGGTTCCATTTTGACTTCGCAGGAGCAGACCGTCTCGCGGGTTGCGCGGCCGAAGGTGGTTAGGAAGTAGGTTGAGGTCGCGCCGTTGGCGATCTGGACCGCCCGCGCGCCCAGGGGCAGACCAGGAAACTTATCTTTCGTTTCAGTCACTTGACTGATGATGTCCAACAGGTTTTCGGCCTTGATCCGCCTCAGGTTGGCGTGGGCGAAGTTGAGCCGGTCGCCGGCGTTGGATTCATTACGCGTGGTGGAACGTTGATAGGTCCGCGAGGCGCAGATGTCGCGTACCAGTTGCTTGAGGTCGTAGTGGGATTCGGTGAACCGTCGGGCCAGTGCGTCGAGGAGTTCGGGGTTGGAGGCGGGGTTGGAGACGCGGAAATCGTCCACCGGCTCGACAATCCCCACGCCGAAGAAGTGGGCCCAGACGCGGTTGACGAAGCTCTTGGCGAAGTACGGGTTGTGTGGTGAGGTTAGCCATTCGGCTAGGACCGCGCGACGGTCCTTGCCTTGAACGTCGGCGGGGCCGCCGCCCAGGAAGGTGGGGGCCATTGTGCGGCCGTCCACCGGGTGTTTGGTTTCGCCGCCGCCGGAGTTGAACACGATTTGTTCGCGGTAATCCTCGCCCTGCTTGCGGCCGATCTGCGCGAAGAAGGCCACAAAGCCGTAATAGTCGTCCTGGGTCCAGCGGTCGAACGGATGGTTATGACACTGGGCGCACTGGATGCGCATCCCCATGAACACCTGGGCGACGTTTTCCGCCAACAGTTTGGTGTCGTTGGTCGATTGGAAGAAGTTGGTGGCGGGGTTCTTGAAGGTGCCGCCGCTGGCTGAGAGCAGTTCTCGAACCATTTGATCCATCGGCGTGTTCTTGGACAGCTTGTCCACCAACCAGTTGAAATACAAGAACATCGCCTTAACGCTGACTTGTTGGGATGACTTGACTTGGAGCAGTTCGGCCCACTTGTTGACCCAAATTTCGGAGAATTCCTTGCGCTCCAGCAGTTCATCGACCTTCCGCGCCCGCTTGTCGGGGGACGTGTCGTTCATGAACGCCTCGAACTCCTCGGGGGTGGGCACGAGTCCGACGATGTCGATGGTCACCCGGCGGAGGAATTCCTCGTCGGAGCAGAGGCCAGAGGGGGCCATGCGCAGTTTTTTGAGCTTGTTGGCCACCAGGGTGTCGATTTCGTTGACCTCGGGTTCGTCGGGGTATTCGAAGACCAGTCCCTTGGGCAGCACAATGAACGGCGAGCCGACGGTGTGGGTCTCGAACCGGGCCATGACGAATGCTTCGCCGCGTTCGCCGGCGGTGATCAAGCCAGTGGGACTGACCGCGGCGGAGGTCTCGTTGTTGGTCAGGAAGACTGCCAGGCTGGTCACGTCGCGGTCGGTGCCGTCGGAGTAGCGGGCCCGCACGGTGAGCTGCTGGGTTTCGCCCGCGCCGTCAAGGACGCCGTTGGGCGGGTACAGTTCGACGGCCACCACCTTGGCGACCTTGGAAACGTCGTCGTTGGGCGCGCCGTTGCTGATCCATTCTCGCAACGTAGCGTAATATTCGCTTTCTTTCTCAAACAGTTTGCCGCCGGTGTGGGGCACGGCGTTGATCGCCTTCTCCAGCAGGGTGCTGTCTTCAGGGATCGCTAGGTTGATCCGCCGCCCGACCTGCTCGCGGGTCAAACGGACGTGGTCGCCCGCTGGGTCGTAGCCGAACAGCGAGAGCATGAAGCCGTCCTTGCCCCGCGCTGCGCCATGACAACTGCCCGAGTTGCAACCGGCCTTCATGAAAACCGGCATCACATCCAAGCGGAAACTCAGGGGATGGCGGACCTCCGCCTCGCGCACCTTGACCGGCAGGGTGACCGTTTGGCCTTCATAGGTGACGTTCAGGGTGGTTTCCCCGTCCTTGGCGGGATAGAACACCGCTCCTTCAACCCGTGCGAGGGTGGGGTCGGTCAGGCTGAATTGGGACGAGCCGGTGACATCCCGCGTGATCCCGTTGGCGTAATGCGCCTGGACCACTAGCGATTGGCGGTCGCGTGCGCCGCTGAGGTCAATCGCCGAGGGGAAAACCTGGATCGAGACCAGTTCCTTCCCATTGGCGTTGGCTGGCGGGCCGGCGTTGGCGGTCGAGACCGCGATCAAGACACAAGCGGCGGCCAACCCCGCGTGGCGGAGGGGAGGCCGTCGAAATCGGTCGAACGGAGTCATGGCGGGTCGCATCCCCGGAGAAATGACATACGGTCAGCGGGTGACGATGACTGTTGGGTTCAAACTTGGTTTGGCGGCCGGCCGAGGTCGCGTGGCCAAGTGAGCTTGAACGCGGCGGCGCGGCGATTCCAAGACGCTCGTGCGTCGGGATTCCTCCCAGCGGGCGAGGAAGGCAAGGCAAGGGGAGGGGAGGGAGCGGGCCAAATCACGGCGAGGGAGGAGGTTGGCCTTGGGGATCGGCCTTGGCCTTCTCGGCTCGGGCGGCCTGGCGGGCTTGATACTCCAGACGCAGTTGCTCCAGGCGGCTCAACGGCTTGGTCTGAGGTTGCGCTGGCTGGGCTTGGGGTTGAGGCGTCGGAGCCGTTTGGACCGGGGCCGGGGCCGGTTTGTCGATCCGCACTGGGGCGAGGCCGACGTTGAAGACCACAGGTTCGCCGTGTTCCTGAATGGTGAAGCGGGCCAGAATCCCCTTGTGCTGACCCACTGGCGACGCGGTGGTGGTGGTCAATTTGAACGTGACCTCGGTGGTGTCGGCCTTGACTTTGACTGGCTCGCAGGAAACTTGGTGGGGCAGACCCAGCAGTTCAATCAACGCTTCGCCTTCAAAGTCGCGTATCTTGGAGAGTTCGGCGGCCACGAAGATCTCCTTGCCCTGTTCTCCCCCGGCTGGTTTGGACGCGAGACTCAGATGCGGAGTGCCAATGGTCAGGTTGATGAAGTCGGAGGCGATCCGCACGTCGATGTTGGGGGTGCGGGCGTTGGGAGGCGCGGATGGGTTAGGCAGTGAGGCGGTGGCTTCAACCACGATTGGCCAGGTCTGGGTTGGAGCGTTGCCGTTGGCGTTGAGGGTGATGGTCGCTTCCGAACGGTCTTTGGGGATTTTGACGTTGCGGGCCGAGGAGACCCCCGGCGGGTTCCAAGGCAGGTTCAGGGTAATCTCGCCGTCAAAGCCCGGTTCCCGACGCGCTTGCACCCGGAGTTCCAGACTACCGTTGCGCACCAGGGGGGCTTGGGGTTCGACCGCTGCGATCGAGAACGGCACTGCCTGGATGACCCCCACCGCGTAGCGATCGGTGACGCGATCCCAAAAGCTGATGTTGTTCTGGCCGTAAACCAGGGTTGAGGTGTGGCTGAACTCGACGACCGGCTTGGGTGGGGGGGGCTGTGCGGAGGCGGCGGTGAGGTCCGGTCCTAGATCGAGCTGGATCAGCGACGCGCCGATCGCAGCGTCGGGGGCGGCCTCGAAAATCACCGGCATCAGGTTGAGGTTGGTGGGGAAGGGGGGGGCTTTGAGCACCACCCCCGGCGGCAGGTCATGGGCGAGGAGGTGGAGAACCTGACCGTAGTTAGCCCGTCCCGCCGAGACCAGAATCGCTTGGCGATTGCCCTGAGGGACCGACGCTGCGCCGATTGGGGTACCGCGGCGCAGTTGTTCAGCCTGAGGGGTGAGGGTCACCTTGGGGAGGGGGGTGGTCAATTCGATGCGGTACACGAACTCGGGACCACCTTGGCCCAGGTGGTCGTAGAGGGTCACGACATAATCGGCATCCTCGGGAGCGGTGAAGGCGATGAAGCAATCGGGGTTGCCCGCGGCGATGTCGTCGTTACCCGCAAGAACGCCTCCTCCCAAACGCGCGACGTTGAGGACCGGGTCCAGAGGCGAGCGGATCGAGCGGGCGTGAGCGCGAATCTCGAACACCTGTCCCTTCTTAGCGGTGAAGCGGAACGAGTCGCTGTCGCCCGGTTGGTCGATGACGCCGTTGACCGCGCCAGGGGCTGGAATCGGCTGGGGACCGTTAGGGTCGGCCCAGGCGTTGTCCTCGTTGACATCCTCCAGATCGCTGATCCGAAACACGTAGGGAGCCGGGCTGATGCCTCGTTCGTCCTGGTCGAACAGGGTGAAGCGAGCGATGGACTCGGGGTCAGAGGGCAGGGTCACCGTGGTGGTCCGTTCGCCGGCCGGGTCGCCGATCCAGCGCAGTTGGACTGTTGAACCGGCCTTGCCGCCGGCCGGGAAGACAGCGCGGGCGCGGGGGTACTCGCCGACGTGGAGCCGATAAAAACACGCGCCGTTGCCCTGATAGGCGCTTTCACGGACTTCGACGATGTAGGTGCCGTCCTCAGGGGCAACGATCGTGGCGATGCCGTCCTGCCGGACCTGAGCGGCGTCGTCGCTGGTGGCCAGTTCGAAGCGTTCGGAGTTGAGGATGGCCACATAGGGGTCGAACAAGGTGATTCCCAGGCGAATCCCCTCGACCTCGGCAGTGAGGCGTTGGCCTTTGGTGAGCTTGACGGCGTAGTAATCGACATCCTCGTTGCCCGCCACGCCGTTGACCGTGCTGCCCAGCGGGATTTCCTGGGGCGCGGTAAAGTCGTTGTTGGGCTCGATTTCCTTGATCTCATTCAGCGCGCCGACGCTGAAGCTCTGCAACGCGCCTAGGCCGCCCCGGCGGCTGCGGGGCCGGAAATCGTAGAGGCCCGGCGGGCAGTCGGCAGCGATTTTGAGGGTGACCCGCGCTTTGTCGAAGGCGTCGTTCTCGATTTTGACGACTTCGATGCCCGGACGGAAGAAGATCAGCTCCTCCAGGTCGTTGAGATGAGTGCCGGTGAGCGTGACTTCGACCTCGGTGCCGCGTTGCGCGCCCAGGGGGCTGACCGAGGCGATTTGGGGAACGGCCCCGGCCGGAGCCGCCGTCATCACGATCCCTGCCCACGCCCACGCCAGCGACACCCCTGCCCGGGTCAACCACAACGCCAACGATCGTCCGGGTCGTCGGAATCGCGTTTGGGTCTGGCACGCGCGGGCGGGACTGGATTGGGGCGGGGCAGGGTTGTCCAACGGGGTCATCGAACAGGCTCCAGAAAGGCAATAGTGGTCGATCGCAGAGGGCAAGGCGACGCGGAGTAGGAGACCGCGGGAGGAGGTCCAGCGTCAGAGCGCCGCGGCCGAAGCCGGGGTGGGTTTCCACGGGACCACGCGCCGCGACGCGGTGCCGACCGCGCGAGCCGACGCGAACGCGGCGAACGGGACGCAGGGGTTGAACCGCGAGGGGGCCGCCGTAATCGAGCTGCCGCAATCGAATCCGGGGACGGTCTTCATTGAGGAGGGATCACAGCGATTCGGTTGGGGAGAACCATGACACGACACCATCGGATCAACCGGGCCGTCAGCGATGCGCCACGTTGTCGTTGAGGCGGGATGGTCCAGCTCCGAGCCAAGGTCACGGGCGAGGCGGTGGTCGAGTCGGTTCGTGATAGCCGAGGCCGAACGCGGGACACTCCACGGCTCACCCGAACGGTTCGCTCCTACCCGTAGGGATGGGAGCGGAACCGTTCGGACTCCAGCGCAGCGGCGTCATTTTTCACATTTCACAGTCTTGGCAGGTCGGGGTGGAGAATCGACGTTTGTTGTCCTTAGGCCAGGAGTTCCTGAATCACCCGGCCGCCGTCCACGATTTCGATGGGACGATCGCCAGGGGCCATGAGTTCCTTCTCGGCGTCGATACCCAGTTGGTGATAGATGGTGGTGGCGAGGTCTTCGGGACCGACCGGATCGCGTTCCGGCTCGGTAGCGGTGGAGTCCGACGCGCCGTGGATGTAGCCCCGCTTGAGGCCGCCGCCGGCCAGCAGCACGCTGAAGACTTTGGGCCAGTGGTCGCGTCCGGCGTCGCCGTTGACCTTGGGGGTGCGCCCGAATTCGGAGGAGACCATGACCAGGGTGCGGTCCAGCAGGCCTTGACGGTCCAGGTCGGTGATCAGGGTGGACAACGCCTGATCAAAGGCGGGCATGGCGTTTTGCATCGCCGGGAAGATGTTGGTGTGCATGTCCCAACTGCCGTAGGTTAGGGTGACAAACCGCGCGCCGGCGGCGACCAAGCGGCGGGCCATCAGCATCCGCTGACCGGCTTGGTTCATGCCGTACTCCTCGCGGATCGCCTGGGGTTCGGCGGCGATGTTGAACGCTTCGCGGGCGGTCTGAGACGAGATCAGGCTGTAGGCCCGTTCGTAGAAGCTATCCATCGCCGACAGTCCGTCGTCTTGTTCCTTGGCGCGGAAGTAGGCGTTGACTGCCTCCAGCGCCGAGCGCCGCGAGGCGAACCGGGCCTCGTTGATGCCGCTGGGCAGGTTGAGGTCGCGCACCGAGAAGTTGGCAGCGGCTGGATCGGCCCCTAGCGAGAAGCCGGAGTAGCTCGAGGAGAGGTAGCCGGTGCCGGCGTACTCGTTGGGCTGGGTGGGGATGCAGATGTAGGGTGGCAGGTTGTTGCGGGGACCGTACTCGTGGGCCACCACCGAACCCATGCTGGGGTATTGCAGCGCTGGGCTGGGCCGGTAGCCGGTGAACATGTTGTGGGTGCCGCGTTCGTGGGCCGCCTCGCCGTGGGTCATCGAGCGGATCAGGGTGATCTTGTCGGCCACCTGGGCCAGTTTGGGCAGGGTTTGGCAGAAGACCTCGCCGGGCAGCTTGGTCGCCACCGTGCCGAGTTGGCCGCGGTATTCCACCGGGGCCAGCGGCTTGGGATCGAACGACTCCTGCGCCGCGATGCCGCCGGGCAGGAAGATGTGGATGACCGAGTCGGCCTTGGGTTCGATCTTGCGGCCTTGCTTGATGTCGGCCCGCGCGCGGAGCCGGAAGTAGTCGCCCAGGGTCAATCCGAGACCACTAACGGCTCCGACCGCCAGGAAGCCGCGACGGCTCAACGACGAACCCCGACACGGGGTGGACTTGCTCAACATCGGCGATGCTCCGCTTGGGTTGGGAACCTGGGACCGATTGACCCCAACGGCTGGCGGAGGGTGACCGGGCCGTTGAGACCGATCCAAGGAAGGAGGCTGATGGTGAAAATAAGGGGGGGCGGGGGTGGGGAAGTGATGGTGATGTGGGGTGGGTCGAGCCGGAGCGGTGGGGAGGTGGGTGGATCAACTCGTTTTGGCCGCCTCGGTTCTTAGTGGGGCAGGGGCTGGAACACAAGCCGTCAGGTTGGCGGCCCGTCACATCAGGTCTAGTTGAACCAGAAACGGACCGAGACCATCTGGGACCAACCCGGCAACGACGGAGAGTCACCATCACGTTATCACCAGGTACGTCGCCCTGACGGAGAGGCGTTGGCGCGATGTTGGATTTTTTGGAGAAGCGGGCACGTTCCGAGGACGGGGAAGGGAGCTGGTTCAACCCGCGATGAGTTTGCGGTAGGCCGCCACCGCCATCCGGTCGCACAGTTCGTTTTCGGGATGACCCGAGTGGCCCGCCACATGAGTCACCCGCAGCTGGTGACGGTCGGCCAGTTCGTCGATCCGCTTCCAAAGATCGGCGTTGAGGACCGGCTTGAGCTTACCCCCGTCCTTGCGCTGCCAGCCCCGCGCCTTCCAGCCCGCCATCCATTCGAGGATGCCCTTACGTACATAATCGCTGTCGGTAACGATCTCCACCACGCAGGGTCGTTTGAGCGCTTCGAGTCCCTTGATGACGCTGGTCAGTTCCATGCGGTTGTTGGTGGTTTCGGCTTCCGCGCCGGAATCGCTGAGTTGCTTGCCGGTGGCCGGATGAATTAGCACGAAGGCCCAGCCGCCTGGTCCGGGATTGCCGCTGCACGCGCCGTCGGTGTACAGCTTCACGTAATTGCGGGGCGTGGGGACGTCGTTGCTCATAGCGGACCGGCCTTGATCCTAGGCGAGGTTCGGATCGGGTCGAAGGGTGGCGGAGGGGGACGGCCCGCGCCCTCGTGTTCGTCTGTTGCCCATGTTTTACCGGGGCGGGGCCGGCTTGACCAGGGGGAACCTGGTTCGGCTTTGGGTCCTCCCGCTTGGGGTAAGGCTGGGCGTCCGTCATCCCGGGCAAGGCGTCGAAAACGACTCGGCCATCCCATACGATGCTGCGTTCGACCCACCACCCGACGACGCAATGAATGAACGAGTTTACAAGCAGACCAAGACTCGTTAATGAATTGGGTCTCTAGACTGTCGAGCCCACTAACCAGCCACCGCTCCAAGCGGCTTGGAAGTTGTAGCCGCCGATGCGGCCGTCTAGGTCCAGCACCTCGCCCACGAGTCTCAGGTCGGGGTGGAGTAGGCTGCGTCCGGTGTGGGGATCGACTTCTTCCAGCGCGACGCCTCCGCTGGTGACTTCGGCCTTTTCGAAGCCGAGGGTACCGGTGATCGGCAAGTCGAGGGTTTTGAGGGTTCGCACCAGGCGTTTGCGTTCTTCGCGGGAGAGGTCGGGGCCTTTGCGATCGGCGGGCAGACCAGCGTGGAGGAGGAGGGCTTGGACCAGACGGTGGGGCAGGTGGGCCGGCAACAGCGTCTCGACCAACCGCCGACCTAGGCGGCTTTCAGTCTGAAGGGTTTTGTCCAGGGCTTCGCTTGAAAGGTCGGGCAGGAAGTCAAGACGCAGACGGCAGCGGGTGGGGTCGTCGAGTCGCGCTACGGCGGAACTGACATCGAGAATGGCCGGTCCTGAAAGGCCGAAGTGAGCAAACAGCACCGCCTCGCGGCGGGCGCAGGCCAAGGCGGTGGCCGTGGCCGTTTGACGGCCAGTCGCCGTCGCGGTCGCCGTGGTGGTGGTCGGAGTGGCCACCTCGGCGTCGGGCAGGGCGGTGGCTTCGGCGTCGGGCACGGCGATCCCTCTGAGTTCGGGCACCCAGGAGGCGGCCACCTTCAGGGGGACCAGAGCCGGTTTGGGTTCGACCAGGGTGTGACCAACCCGTTGGGCGAAGCCGTAGCCGTCGCCGGTGGTGCCGCAACCCGGGTAAGACAGGCCGCCGGTGGCCAGCACCAAAGTCCGCGCTTCCAGTGTGCCGTGGGGCGTCTCGATCCGAAAGCCGCCCCCCCGCGACAACGGCAACGGCTCGATGGCCCGGGCCGGGCAACTTAATTCCAACCGCGCTCCCGAACGCTTCAGACGACCGACTAAGGCGGCCAGCACGTCCACTGCCCGGTTGGAGACCGGGAAGATTTTGCCGTTGGCCTCGATCTTCAGCGCGACTCCCTCGGCCTCGAAGAACCGGACCGTGTCGCCCGCCGAAAACGCTTTGAGCGCTGGAGCCAGAAACGCGCCATTTGGTCCGAACGCCTCCTGAATCGACCGCGCCCCCTTGCCCTGGTCGAGGTTGTAAGCTGGGTCAATCGGGCCCGAAAGCGCCCGTGCCTCGGCCCGTCGCAGGCCGCGAGCGTTGGTGACGTTGCAGCGGGTGCCACCGGACATCAAAATCTTGATGCCCGGACGCTTGTTCTTTTCAAGCAGGGTTACCGAGCGGCCCCGCTCGGCTGCCCGGAGGGCGGCCATCATCCCCGCCGCCCCCGCCCCCAGCACCGCCACGTCGCATTTAGTCATCGCGTGGTTCGACCCCCCAGGGTCGCGCCGCCGAGGCGAAGCGTTCGTAGGAAACGCTTTTACATGACCGTAAAGTAATTCTTACAGGCGTGGTCGAAATACTCTTCGGTCATCTCGAGCGGCACTTGGTGATAGATGCAGTAGTTGCGAATTTGGAGCAGCAGGTCGCGGGGCTGGCAGGCCCGCATCGGCCGATTTTTCGCGGTGTAGTGGGTCGCAATGAGGTAATCGACCGCCTTCCAGTTGACCTGCTTGAATCCCAGAATCGGCGCGAAGATTTCGATCATCTTGCGGAACATCGGCTCGGTGGGGTCCTTGGCTTCGATCTTGTAGGGAATTCGCCGCAGGAACGCTTCGTCCACCAGTTGCTTGGGTTCCAGGTTGGTCGAGAACAGGATCAGCTGGTCGAACGGCACCCGCACCACTTTGCCGTTGGGCAGTTTGAGGAAGTCGTAACGCTTCTCCAGCGGCACGATCCAGCGGTTGAGCAGCTCGATTGGGGGCATCCGCTGACGTCCGAAGTCGTCAATCAGCAGGGTCCCCATATTGCTTTTCATTTGCAGGGGAGCTTCGCAGATGCGGTTCTGGGCGTCGTAATGGATTTCCAAGTTCTCCATCGTCAATTCGCCGCCGGCGACCAGGGTGGGGCGGCGGATGTGGATCCAGCGCTTGTCGTAGTCCTCGGTGCGGAGAAGCGATCCTTTGCGTTCCTCCTCCTCGACCGGCTCATGGTTGACCGGGTCAAACAGCTTGACGATCTGACCTTCGATCAACAGCACTTTGGGAATCCAGACCGTGGTGCCGAAACAGCGGGTGATCCGTTCAGCAATCGAGGTCTTGCCGTTGCCTGCCGGGCCATACAGGAACATACCGCGGCCCGAGTTGATCGCCGGACCCAGCATCTTGAACATCTCTTCGGACACCAACAGGTCTGAGAAGGCCCGCCGCAGGTCGGACTCCTTGGGATGCTCGTTGTTAATCGTCTGCTGGGCCACCGCTTCCAGGTATGGTTTGTAGGGGACCGGCGCGGTGCCGATGTAGGCAGTTTCGCGCGCGTAGGACATCGCCCGATCCCGTCCGGTGTCGCTGGCCCGATACTCAAAGTCGTTGCCCGGCAGGGTGTTCTCGTAACTCACCAGGCGTGTTTCTTTTAAGCGACGCAAGACGTCCTGCAAAATCCCAAACGGCAGCCCCAGTTCCTCGGCAATGCGACGGCCTGAGGCCAGTCCTGCGGCTGTGAGGTACTTGAGAATCAGCCCTTCGATCATCGCCAGGCTCAGCCCGGTCGATTCCAAATCCACCGGCGCTTTGGGTCGGAAGGCGGTTTTGATCCCGTGCGTCGAAAACGACGGGAGGGTGGAGGGAGCATGTAGACTCATAGGGGCGGATCCTCGTGCGGATCGAGGTCGAACCAACGCGACATCAACGACGGCACGTGGCCCGACGCTTTCTCGATGTGTCTTGAGACCTCGCTCAATTTAGAGCGCGTTTGCCCGTTCGTCAACCGGCTGTTGTTGCACGTCTCCAAATCCCTCTAATTGCCAATCCATTGCGGCTGGGTCGCTCCAAGGGATGTCTAACCAAAACCGGCGGCCGTCCCAAGGCTGACGGCCAGGT encodes:
- a CDS encoding WD40 domain-containing protein, producing MSLSRVYWTWTLLTATMTAGVDAGLSPARAVDGDKKVTYQEALGVFRARCMPCHNGDQKKGGLVLDTYLGVMQGGGSGEVIEPGDASASTLYLLAAHEEEPRMPPNGARIPDAELAILKQWIDAGAPENAGSAMAAPKKPNAEFKLDPAAVGKPQGDPATPDPALVSTNPPIHPSRPGPILALAASPWAPIVAVGSHKQVVIYRTDGTRRLAAVLPFPEGTIHTLRFSRSGDLLLGGGGRGGESGLAVVWNVKTGERLFEVGRDKEYDVVLAADISPDQSLVAVGGPNRIVRVYDTSTGEPIYEIRKHTEWITALEFSPDGVLLASGDRNNGLLVWEALNGREFFDLRGHSKAITGVSWRADSNVLASASLDGTVRLWEMTNGGQIKAINAHGGGVEAIHFALDGRIATAGRDNRTRLWNANGDKIRDFDPLPDLGLQAVLTHDGQILIGADFSGVVRLWNAESGQVLADLAANPAPLPIRLEQTAANVAEAEAQANQLEAGLSDLRAAVAAAEQAVKAAETTLAQRAAELAQAQAEANKATQIRQQAEAAQADAANATQAAQQALQALDTAKATHERAMAETQTALAQTAAAINHARVEVETALAAKAQADQALAQAVADLKAADPTQVAQAAQVVIQRRREVQARVEAIDQAAFAVLTQDGTRAHLTAALAQTQRDLAALPARRAEAEAALNAARTELAKRAEAVKQAVAQADALAQTLAQAQNAHDQARAMVEKAKADQAAVAKTFADKSAPLDAARQTLAALKTDLELLQAESKRSTAGQAALAK
- a CDS encoding DUF1549 domain-containing protein — its product is MTPFDRFRRPPLRHAGLAAACVLIAVSTANAGPPANANGKELVSIQVFPSAIDLSGARDRQSLVVQAHYANGITRDVTGSSQFSLTDPTLARVEGAVFYPAKDGETTLNVTYEGQTVTLPVKVREAEVRHPLSFRLDVMPVFMKAGCNSGSCHGAARGKDGFMLSLFGYDPAGDHVRLTREQVGRRINLAIPEDSTLLEKAINAVPHTGGKLFEKESEYYATLREWISNGAPNDDVSKVAKVVAVELYPPNGVLDGAGETQQLTVRARYSDGTDRDVTSLAVFLTNNETSAAVSPTGLITAGERGEAFVMARFETHTVGSPFIVLPKGLVFEYPDEPEVNEIDTLVANKLKKLRMAPSGLCSDEEFLRRVTIDIVGLVPTPEEFEAFMNDTSPDKRARKVDELLERKEFSEIWVNKWAELLQVKSSQQVSVKAMFLYFNWLVDKLSKNTPMDQMVRELLSASGGTFKNPATNFFQSTNDTKLLAENVAQVFMGMRIQCAQCHNHPFDRWTQDDYYGFVAFFAQIGRKQGEDYREQIVFNSGGGETKHPVDGRTMAPTFLGGGPADVQGKDRRAVLAEWLTSPHNPYFAKSFVNRVWAHFFGVGIVEPVDDFRVSNPASNPELLDALARRFTESHYDLKQLVRDICASRTYQRSTTRNESNAGDRLNFAHANLRRIKAENLLDIISQVTETKDKFPGLPLGARAVQIANGATSTYFLTTFGRATRETVCSCEVKMEPTLSQALHLLNGDTTNAKIQQSPVIKRLIDAKTPPNEAITYLYIRVLGRKPLDEEINALNHLVAGREQDPAALKQGYEDIFWSLLNSREFLFNH
- a CDS encoding PPC domain-containing protein, with translation MTPLDNPAPPQSSPARACQTQTRFRRPGRSLALWLTRAGVSLAWAWAGIVMTAAPAGAVPQIASVSPLGAQRGTEVEVTLTGTHLNDLEELIFFRPGIEVVKIENDAFDKARVTLKIAADCPPGLYDFRPRSRRGGLGALQSFSVGALNEIKEIEPNNDFTAPQEIPLGSTVNGVAGNEDVDYYAVKLTKGQRLTAEVEGIRLGITLFDPYVAILNSERFELATSDDAAQVRQDGIATIVAPEDGTYIVEVRESAYQGNGACFYRLHVGEYPRARAVFPAGGKAGSTVQLRWIGDPAGERTTTVTLPSDPESIARFTLFDQDERGISPAPYVFRISDLEDVNEDNAWADPNGPQPIPAPGAVNGVIDQPGDSDSFRFTAKKGQVFEIRAHARSIRSPLDPVLNVARLGGGVLAGNDDIAAGNPDCFIAFTAPEDADYVVTLYDHLGQGGPEFVYRIELTTPLPKVTLTPQAEQLRRGTPIGAASVPQGNRQAILVSAGRANYGQVLHLLAHDLPPGVVLKAPPFPTNLNLMPVIFEAAPDAAIGASLIQLDLGPDLTAASAQPPPPKPVVEFSHTSTLVYGQNNISFWDRVTDRYAVGVIQAVPFSIAAVEPQAPLVRNGSLELRVQARREPGFDGEITLNLPWNPPGVSSARNVKIPKDRSEATITLNANGNAPTQTWPIVVEATASLPNPSAPPNARTPNIDVRIASDFINLTIGTPHLSLASKPAGGEQGKEIFVAAELSKIRDFEGEALIELLGLPHQVSCEPVKVKADTTEVTFKLTTTTASPVGQHKGILARFTIQEHGEPVVFNVGLAPVRIDKPAPAPVQTAPTPQPQAQPAQPQTKPLSRLEQLRLEYQARQAARAEKAKADPQGQPPPSP